The proteins below come from a single Microcoleus sp. FACHB-68 genomic window:
- a CDS encoding caspase family protein, with the protein MTRYALVVGITDYDGLPSLTKPIRDAEAVAQRLEKHGDFQVERLPKRWNPEKECYEVAHERVTGKQLGRGLLEFLQKQAAGSDALIYFSGHGITVFDELDRQKGYLAASDCTIKMEGKQIVAQQHGVALDSLNYVISQADLSSLVVLLDCCHADYFLEGDSIRKTLSVFTYKPDCHLIAACRSFANVDVGRSYGKGYSAFTTALLEGLLPENAGSDGQVSIDELLTLISRKLEDINLHREDGEYQQPIRMGSGRLLSLVSYPPKQTPPAAGETCPYQGLLPFDRTSADFFFGRRQVVQMIRQKLEFANFVPVIGAAGSGKSSVIQAGLIPLLEASSWRVLEMLPGNEPVAELKRTFCQWLPASDAEKVDSLVDKAPDLDWLMKHLPVSERVLLVIDRFEEVFTVCSEPATRNRFIQLLTQVAEISSRQLAIVITVQADFIALCLHEPSLIQLIQDWAVYIPPLVGKDLEQAIAAPATLQGYELEPGLLETILQDITKEKSYLSLLQFTLTQLWKERDQQTHQLTLNKYRQLGGILGAIDQYAEQFYQSLTQQEQDWLKRIFLKLVSFGTNVKDIRQRLPKSQLLELADNNSASRQIISDLLDRLIEANLLVINEDEWVDLAHEALMERWKRFAKWRLESWRQLQCEVLS; encoded by the coding sequence ATGACGCGGTATGCGTTGGTCGTTGGGATTACTGATTATGACGGCTTACCCAGCCTGACAAAGCCGATCCGGGATGCAGAAGCGGTTGCACAACGATTGGAAAAGCATGGGGATTTCCAAGTCGAACGCTTGCCAAAGCGCTGGAATCCGGAAAAAGAATGCTATGAAGTCGCACATGAGCGAGTCACCGGCAAACAGTTGGGGCGCGGCCTGCTAGAATTTCTGCAAAAGCAAGCTGCAGGCAGTGATGCGCTGATTTACTTTAGCGGTCATGGCATCACGGTTTTTGACGAACTTGACCGGCAGAAAGGCTATCTCGCTGCCTCCGACTGCACGATCAAAATGGAAGGCAAGCAAATTGTCGCACAGCAACATGGCGTTGCCCTTGACAGCCTTAATTATGTAATTTCTCAAGCCGATCTGAGTAGTTTAGTGGTTCTGCTCGATTGCTGCCATGCCGATTACTTTTTAGAAGGCGATTCGATTAGAAAAACCCTGAGTGTTTTTACTTATAAGCCAGATTGTCATTTAATTGCTGCTTGCCGTAGCTTTGCAAATGTCGATGTTGGGAGAAGCTACGGCAAGGGATATAGCGCTTTTACCACTGCTTTGCTGGAAGGATTGCTGCCAGAGAATGCCGGCAGTGATGGACAAGTCAGTATTGATGAGCTGTTGACTTTGATTTCGCGCAAGCTGGAAGATATCAACCTGCATCGGGAAGACGGTGAGTATCAACAACCAATCCGCATGGGTTCGGGACGCTTATTGAGTTTAGTTAGCTACCCACCCAAGCAGACACCACCGGCTGCCGGTGAAACCTGTCCGTATCAAGGATTGCTGCCGTTTGATCGCACAAGTGCCGACTTCTTTTTCGGACGCCGGCAGGTGGTTCAAATGATTCGGCAAAAGCTGGAGTTTGCTAATTTTGTGCCGGTGATTGGAGCTGCCGGAAGTGGCAAATCTTCGGTGATTCAAGCCGGCTTGATTCCTTTATTAGAAGCAAGTAGCTGGCGAGTATTAGAAATGCTGCCGGGAAATGAGCCGGTAGCGGAATTAAAACGCACCTTTTGCCAATGGCTGCCGGCAAGCGATGCCGAAAAAGTTGATTCTCTAGTTGACAAAGCGCCCGATTTAGATTGGTTAATGAAACATCTGCCGGTTTCAGAACGGGTTTTATTAGTCATAGATCGATTTGAAGAAGTGTTTACAGTTTGTTCTGAGCCGGCAACCCGCAATCGCTTCATTCAACTGTTAACTCAAGTTGCTGAAATTTCCTCCAGACAGCTTGCAATTGTGATTACGGTGCAGGCTGATTTTATCGCACTTTGCTTGCACGAACCCTCCCTAATTCAGCTTATACAAGATTGGGCTGTTTATATCCCGCCGTTAGTTGGAAAAGATTTAGAGCAAGCGATTGCAGCACCGGCAACCCTTCAAGGTTATGAGTTAGAACCAGGTTTACTAGAAACAATACTGCAAGATATTACGAAAGAGAAAAGCTATTTATCGCTATTGCAGTTCACCCTTACCCAACTTTGGAAAGAGCGAGATCAACAAACTCATCAGCTAACTTTAAACAAGTACCGACAGTTAGGAGGTATTTTAGGAGCAATTGACCAATATGCTGAGCAATTCTATCAAAGCTTGACACAGCAGGAGCAAGATTGGCTCAAGCGAATTTTCTTGAAGTTAGTGTCTTTTGGGACAAATGTTAAGGATATACGGCAACGTCTCCCTAAATCTCAGTTATTAGAACTTGCCGATAACAATTCCGCCAGCCGGCAAATCATCAGCGATCTACTTGATCGTTTGATTGAAGCAAACTTGCTAGTCATTAACGAAGACGAATGGGTTGATTTAGCTCATGAAGCCTTGATGGAAAGATGGAAACGCTTTGCCAAGTGGCGTTTAGAATCCTGGCGTCAGTTGCAATGTGAAGTGTTGAGTTAA
- a CDS encoding HhoA/HhoB/HtrA family serine endopeptidase, with amino-acid sequence MQTQPRDLNNSSQPNSIDFNASRSGWQKPASYLSVLLLGAGMALSGAYLASQKALSLQPATSVVAQVPARPIVQSRLPISTESNFITSVVQNVGPAVVRIDASRTVTSRIPDALNDPFFRQFFGSKVPIPPQTQVQRGSGSGFIINSDGNILTNAHVVDGADTVTVTLKDGREFKGKVLGVDPVTDVAVVKIEANNLPSVKLGDSEQLQPGEWAIAIGNPLGLDNTVTVGIISATGRTSSQVGVPDKRVSFIQTDAAINPGNSGGPLLNQAGEVIGMNTAIISGAQGLGFAIPINKAQQIADQLATTGRAQHPYLGIQMVTLTPEIKENINKNPNAPVTVNEDQGVLVMKVLPDSPAAKAGVRVGDVIQKLNGSPVNDAGSIQQEVEKGKIGTDMQVELRRNGQSLTLAVQPAPLPAQEQ; translated from the coding sequence ATGCAAACACAACCCCGCGATTTAAATAACTCTAGCCAACCGAACAGCATCGACTTCAATGCTTCACGCTCTGGTTGGCAAAAGCCAGCTAGCTATCTGTCGGTACTTTTGCTGGGTGCCGGCATGGCTCTATCAGGAGCTTACTTAGCGTCTCAGAAAGCCCTCTCGCTGCAGCCGGCAACATCTGTAGTGGCTCAGGTGCCGGCTCGTCCAATCGTTCAATCTCGATTGCCAATCTCGACCGAGTCTAATTTTATTACCTCAGTGGTTCAGAATGTTGGGCCGGCTGTTGTGCGGATCGATGCCTCTCGCACCGTGACTTCCCGGATACCCGATGCTTTGAATGACCCTTTCTTCCGTCAATTCTTTGGCTCTAAGGTTCCAATTCCACCTCAAACGCAGGTTCAAAGAGGTTCAGGTTCAGGTTTTATTATTAACTCCGACGGTAATATTCTGACCAATGCTCATGTGGTTGATGGTGCCGACACGGTAACTGTAACGCTGAAAGATGGACGTGAGTTTAAGGGCAAAGTTTTGGGTGTCGATCCCGTTACAGATGTTGCTGTTGTTAAAATTGAAGCTAATAATTTGCCGAGTGTAAAATTGGGTGATTCTGAGCAGCTACAACCCGGTGAATGGGCAATTGCCATCGGCAATCCTTTGGGATTAGATAATACGGTAACTGTGGGAATTATTAGTGCCACAGGGCGCACAAGTTCTCAAGTTGGAGTGCCTGATAAGCGAGTCAGCTTTATTCAAACCGATGCGGCAATTAATCCCGGTAATTCAGGGGGGCCACTGCTGAATCAAGCCGGTGAGGTAATTGGGATGAATACGGCTATCATTAGTGGGGCGCAAGGTTTAGGTTTCGCGATTCCGATTAATAAAGCGCAACAAATTGCTGATCAACTCGCAACCACCGGCAGGGCGCAACATCCTTATTTAGGCATCCAAATGGTAACGCTAACCCCAGAAATTAAGGAAAATATCAATAAAAATCCTAACGCCCCTGTGACTGTTAATGAAGATCAAGGCGTGTTAGTGATGAAAGTCTTGCCAGATTCACCGGCAGCCAAAGCGGGAGTACGTGTCGGTGATGTTATTCAAAAGCTGAATGGCTCACCAGTAAACGATGCCGGCAGCATTCAACAAGAAGTTGAAAAAGGCAAAATCGGGACGGATATGCAAGTAGAATTGCGTCGCAATGGCCAAAGCCTGACGTTAGCTGTGCAACCGGCACCGCTGCCGGCTCAAGAACAATAA
- a CDS encoding GUN4 domain-containing protein, translating to MSNLFKVGIMDFSGNAIFIYLVITLLGLMVGTVGFNYVRIFFKKLIQDEVRKQSLLENQIKAEKLKQLESNPPELSAEVPAAIPATLPPVESFSESSTDADLTGSVTELNPNSFEPVIPKQVNSETLAQEQRNFYKPEFVPRKSPIKKLRLGNYKWKRFGLATILGCLIFTIFLSPALKSLSEKPMRVVAAADSMSVNMPEVPKPKPIKPILNLTNLKNFLKQKNLQAADRETYELVLKLAGEKSQSRGYIDYTEIENLPCNELRNIDKVWRESSEGKLGFSAQQIIYKKQRQDWQKMYSQVGWGNLKNQKFTSLVDKELNWQSRKLEYKKGMQPNFKNPPIGHLPVTIGWVRGKEFPQFAELCEF from the coding sequence TTGTCAAACCTATTTAAGGTGGGAATTATGGATTTTTCAGGGAATGCTATCTTTATTTACTTAGTTATTACTCTTCTCGGTTTAATGGTGGGAACCGTTGGGTTTAACTATGTCAGAATATTTTTTAAGAAGTTAATCCAGGATGAAGTTAGAAAACAATCCCTTTTAGAAAATCAAATCAAAGCTGAAAAACTCAAGCAATTAGAGTCCAATCCTCCAGAATTATCTGCTGAAGTGCCGGCAGCCATTCCTGCAACCCTCCCACCTGTAGAAAGTTTTTCAGAAAGCAGCACAGACGCAGATTTAACCGGCAGCGTTACCGAATTAAACCCTAATTCTTTCGAGCCGGTAATTCCAAAACAGGTGAATTCAGAAACGCTTGCTCAAGAACAAAGGAATTTTTATAAACCTGAATTTGTTCCTCGGAAATCACCAATTAAAAAGTTGAGGCTAGGCAATTATAAATGGAAACGGTTCGGCTTAGCAACCATCTTAGGATGTTTAATTTTTACCATCTTTTTATCGCCGGCTCTCAAATCTTTAAGTGAAAAACCTATGAGAGTTGTTGCTGCCGCAGATTCGATGTCTGTCAATATGCCAGAGGTTCCGAAACCGAAGCCGATAAAGCCAATTTTAAACCTAACAAACCTTAAAAACTTTTTAAAGCAAAAGAATTTGCAAGCAGCGGATCGAGAAACTTATGAATTGGTTTTGAAGCTAGCCGGAGAGAAATCACAATCACGAGGGTATATAGACTATACAGAAATCGAAAACTTACCCTGTAATGAATTAAGAAATATTGATAAGGTTTGGCGAGAATCCAGCGAGGGAAAACTAGGGTTTAGCGCCCAGCAAATTATTTATAAAAAGCAGAGACAAGATTGGCAAAAGATGTATAGCCAAGTTGGATGGGGAAACTTAAAAAATCAAAAATTTACAAGCTTGGTTGATAAAGAACTCAACTGGCAAAGCCGAAAACTGGAATACAAAAAGGGAATGCAACCAAACTTTAAAAATCCACCCATTGGACATCTTCCAGTGACCATTGGCTGGGTAAGAGGGAAAGAATTCCCACAATTTGCAGAATTGTGTGAATTTTAA
- a CDS encoding S-layer homology domain-containing protein: MSHNQGIVLIVCGEDIPAFITGYGVKAVGNSSYHNDFVTAGFKNKPLVMIQNRCIRFRTTLFMKLSKSAFLLTLSVTPALISVPTSAQTKFADIQTHWAKPCIEQLTTQQIIAGYPDGSFRPNEPVTRAEFAALINKAYSNTAPVRDASSFNDVSASNWAYSAIRQAYRTGFLSGYPNQVFNPNQNIPRVQVLVALANGLKYQPSRFAPLTLNATFEDSADIPSYAFNAVAAATEKRLAVNYPSVRSLKPNQQATRADVATFLCQALAGNSPSTVPAQYIAQAATTEAGKAWDQAKLAYTLPVDSTISNNLYTAITSLAISPDNQILAIGSHNHERAGGGDESTLSLWDLQTGQLVRTLFKGGAGESFGPSSQEPEAGLTGDILWSIAFSPDGKTVAAGLSNKTIKIWNVQTGAEVSTLTGHTYAVRTIAFSADGKTLASGSSDKTVKLWNVQTGQLIRTLTGHSGTVIAVKISPDGKTVASGSQDKTIKVWDLGTGQALRTLDNGGAVGTLAFVAGGQTLASTCGYDCLAQADDPKSVQALRMWDLKAGRVIPLSNEPAYQRAWISQLSPDGQILAGYVYLHPPGGAGRNQAILWSLATGRVLQTIEPGGGPFAFSPNGEVFVNTLSGKGVQVWR, encoded by the coding sequence GTGAGCCATAACCAAGGAATCGTTTTGATTGTTTGTGGTGAAGACATACCTGCATTTATTACCGGGTATGGGGTAAAAGCTGTTGGAAATAGTTCGTATCATAACGATTTCGTAACAGCCGGCTTTAAAAACAAGCCATTAGTGATGATACAAAACCGTTGCATTCGATTTCGCACAACACTATTTATGAAGTTGAGTAAATCGGCTTTTCTCCTAACCTTGAGCGTCACACCGGCACTGATCAGTGTCCCCACATCCGCTCAAACCAAATTTGCAGATATCCAAACTCACTGGGCAAAACCTTGTATTGAACAGCTAACAACTCAGCAGATCATTGCCGGCTACCCCGATGGCAGCTTTCGCCCTAACGAGCCGGTGACGAGAGCCGAGTTTGCTGCTCTAATTAATAAGGCATACTCAAATACTGCGCCGGTGCGCGATGCCAGTTCTTTTAATGATGTTAGTGCGAGTAACTGGGCTTACTCTGCAATTCGCCAAGCGTATCGAACCGGCTTTCTTTCTGGTTATCCCAATCAAGTATTCAATCCCAACCAAAACATTCCTCGCGTGCAAGTGTTAGTCGCACTGGCAAATGGATTGAAATATCAGCCAAGCCGGTTTGCGCCTCTCACCTTAAATGCAACGTTTGAAGATAGCGCAGATATCCCCAGCTATGCTTTCAATGCTGTTGCTGCTGCCACTGAGAAGCGTCTTGCAGTGAATTATCCCAGTGTGCGCTCACTGAAGCCAAACCAGCAAGCCACTCGCGCAGATGTGGCAACGTTTTTGTGTCAAGCTTTAGCCGGCAACTCCCCGTCTACAGTGCCGGCACAGTATATTGCCCAGGCAGCCACAACCGAGGCGGGGAAAGCGTGGGATCAAGCAAAGCTGGCATATACGCTGCCGGTGGATAGCACGATCTCCAACAATCTGTACACGGCAATAACCTCACTGGCTATTAGTCCGGACAACCAAATTTTGGCCATTGGCAGCCACAACCATGAACGAGCTGGTGGTGGAGATGAGAGTACGCTTTCCCTGTGGGATTTGCAAACCGGCCAACTGGTGCGTACTTTGTTTAAAGGGGGAGCCGGCGAATCATTTGGCCCGTCTTCTCAAGAGCCTGAAGCGGGCTTGACTGGCGATATTCTTTGGTCAATTGCCTTCAGTCCGGATGGCAAAACCGTCGCTGCCGGCTTGTCTAATAAAACAATTAAAATTTGGAACGTGCAAACCGGCGCAGAAGTGTCTACCCTCACCGGACACACCTACGCAGTTCGGACGATCGCTTTTAGTGCGGATGGCAAAACCCTTGCTAGCGGCAGTTCCGATAAAACCGTCAAACTATGGAACGTGCAAACCGGCCAACTTATCCGCACCTTGACGGGGCATTCAGGCACAGTGATAGCGGTGAAGATATCGCCAGATGGTAAAACCGTTGCTAGTGGCAGTCAAGATAAAACCATTAAAGTATGGGATCTCGGAACCGGCCAAGCGCTTCGCACGTTAGATAATGGAGGGGCGGTGGGAACGCTTGCCTTCGTTGCCGGTGGCCAAACCCTCGCCAGCACTTGCGGTTATGACTGTCTCGCCCAAGCTGACGATCCAAAGAGTGTTCAAGCGTTAAGAATGTGGGATTTAAAGGCCGGTCGGGTTATTCCTTTGAGTAACGAGCCGGCTTACCAACGCGCTTGGATTTCCCAGTTGAGTCCAGATGGGCAGATCCTCGCCGGTTATGTTTATCTTCACCCGCCTGGGGGTGCCGGCAGAAATCAGGCGATTCTGTGGAGTTTGGCAACAGGGCGAGTTCTACAAACGATTGAACCGGGTGGAGGGCCATTTGCATTTAGCCCGAACGGTGAGGTTTTTGTCAATACATTGTCAGGTAAAGGCGTTCAAGTTTGGCGTTAG
- a CDS encoding response regulator transcription factor — translation MEILIVEDELEIARLIQHSLEAEGFSCRSCRDGLTALQTFREQPPDLIVLDLMIPGLDGLEVCARIRQKPGEKDPYILMLTAKGEEIDRVIGLSTGADDYLVKPFSPRELVARVRALLRRSMRQTGQMQIYRTQHFTVDVDRHTASRHLTANESETLDLTTLEFNLLATFISYPGRVWNRSQLIEKLWGDDFFGDERVVDTHVARLRKKIEPDPANPTFVKTVTGVGYKFEDLA, via the coding sequence ATGGAAATCTTAATTGTTGAGGATGAACTTGAAATTGCACGGCTAATACAGCATTCTCTAGAAGCAGAAGGTTTTTCCTGCCGCAGTTGTCGAGATGGCCTCACTGCATTGCAGACGTTCCGAGAGCAACCGCCCGATTTAATTGTTTTAGACTTAATGATTCCTGGCTTGGACGGCTTGGAAGTATGCGCTCGAATTCGCCAAAAACCCGGCGAGAAAGACCCTTATATTTTGATGCTGACAGCTAAAGGTGAGGAAATTGACCGCGTCATTGGCTTATCCACCGGCGCTGATGATTATTTAGTGAAACCTTTTAGTCCAAGGGAATTGGTGGCTAGGGTTAGAGCACTATTGCGGCGCAGTATGCGGCAAACCGGCCAGATGCAAATTTACCGCACCCAACATTTCACAGTTGATGTAGATCGACATACAGCCAGCCGGCATCTGACTGCTAATGAATCTGAAACCTTAGATTTAACGACGTTAGAATTTAATTTGCTCGCTACGTTTATCAGCTATCCGGGTCGCGTTTGGAACCGATCTCAGCTCATTGAGAAATTGTGGGGCGATGACTTTTTTGGAGATGAGCGAGTCGTGGATACTCATGTGGCGAGATTGCGTAAAAAAATTGAACCTGACCCAGCCAATCCGACTTTTGTTAAAACGGTAACTGGTGTCGGTTATAAGTTTGAAGATTTAGCCTAA
- a CDS encoding HAMP domain-containing sensor histidine kinase: MSKVSLHSRLFLSHLLVMMVGVGSFVAIAKVSSPRFFVRQLEQLEGPGFTLRYARTQLIQGFDVAWNRGTFWAVLVGATAAGGLSYWVAKRITQPLTQIEQITQKFAAGNLDERMPASEIPELNQLGASFNRMASSLEGVEQRRRQLIGDLSHELRTPLTVMRGYLEELADGRIEASPEIYLRLVTETRRLERLVNDLQELSKAEAGYLAINLQPVNLYPLLKSLVEKFADQLLEDGPVLQLDCAVQVLPALADIDRTEQIMVNLLGNALRHTTAGSITVRAWSEAGKVWVEVIDTGTGIAPEDLPHVFERFWRADRSRSRNSGGTGIGLAISRRLVELQGGQIQVESRLGKGSVFRFFLPQP; encoded by the coding sequence GTGTCTAAAGTTAGTCTGCACTCACGCTTATTTTTATCTCACCTCCTGGTAATGATGGTGGGGGTAGGTAGCTTTGTTGCGATTGCTAAAGTGTCTTCTCCGCGTTTTTTTGTTAGGCAACTTGAACAATTAGAAGGGCCGGGATTTACTTTACGCTACGCTCGAACTCAACTCATTCAAGGGTTTGATGTTGCCTGGAACCGGGGGACTTTTTGGGCGGTGCTGGTAGGTGCTACGGCTGCCGGCGGCTTGAGTTATTGGGTGGCTAAACGGATTACCCAGCCTTTAACCCAAATCGAACAAATTACTCAAAAGTTTGCTGCCGGCAATTTGGATGAACGAATGCCGGCTAGTGAAATTCCAGAACTGAACCAATTGGGTGCTAGTTTTAACCGCATGGCGTCGAGTTTAGAAGGGGTTGAACAGCGACGCCGGCAACTCATTGGAGACTTAAGTCATGAGTTGCGGACTCCGCTAACCGTCATGCGGGGTTATTTAGAAGAGTTAGCCGATGGCAGAATTGAAGCGTCTCCTGAAATTTACTTGCGACTGGTAACAGAAACGCGGCGTTTGGAGCGTTTAGTTAACGATTTGCAAGAACTTTCTAAGGCTGAAGCTGGGTATTTGGCGATTAATCTTCAGCCGGTAAATTTGTATCCGTTATTAAAATCACTGGTAGAAAAATTTGCCGATCAACTGCTCGAAGATGGGCCGGTTTTACAATTAGATTGTGCCGTGCAAGTGTTGCCGGCGCTGGCAGATATTGACCGCACTGAGCAAATTATGGTCAACTTGTTGGGTAACGCACTACGTCATACCACAGCCGGTTCTATTACTGTTCGTGCTTGGAGTGAAGCCGGCAAAGTTTGGGTGGAAGTAATTGACACCGGCACCGGCATCGCACCCGAAGATTTGCCTCATGTCTTTGAGCGCTTCTGGCGAGCTGATCGGTCGCGTTCTCGTAATTCTGGAGGCACCGGCATCGGTTTGGCGATTTCCCGCCGGCTGGTTGAGTTGCAAGGTGGCCAGATTCAGGTGGAAAGCCGGTTGGGAAAAGGAAGCGTTTTCCGATTTTTCCTCCCCCAACCTTAA
- a CDS encoding family 10 glycosylhydrolase, whose amino-acid sequence MFNFRKWWFGFAFLLALFVTVAGQQIPAFAQSKLKDVQGHWAQPCIEQLSQKRVINGYPDGSFKPDAPVNRAEFAAMVDTVFHNATAIRTGSEFVDVPANHWAAGAIRSAYKTGFLSGYPGQIFKPAENISRVQALVALASGLKYAPARSTSDTLQAAFSDAAAIPDYAKTALASATEKQIVVNYPDVKKLNPNQLVSRADVASFLCQAMGISGGVPSQYIAQAGRPIPATPAGGSSINRNGEIRGVWLTNIDSEVLFSRANLSKAVQRLAQLNFNTIYPVVWNWGYTLYPSKVAEKATGSSMRLVTPLEASLDPSWEVKKRDMLKEVIELGHQKKLTVMPWFEFGFMAPADSELAKRHPDWLTSRQDGSKTWKEGIHQRVWLNPFHPEVQKFIIDLVTEIVTNYDVDGIQFDDHFGLPNEFGYDAYTVEMYKKEIGQDPSTDPKETFWVRWRADKINDFMGRVFQAVKARKQNCIVSVSPNPLHYALPAHLQDWFTWERKGFVEEIVVQVYRNDLDRFIAELDREEIQLANSHVPVGIGILTGLKGRAIPLEQIQAQVKAVRERGLAGVSFFFYESLSSWAKEKPAQREAAFKRLFRTPVPRPSMVGSDKPAV is encoded by the coding sequence ATGTTTAACTTTCGGAAATGGTGGTTTGGATTTGCATTTTTGCTGGCTTTGTTTGTCACAGTTGCGGGACAGCAAATTCCTGCATTCGCTCAATCAAAGTTAAAAGATGTTCAAGGGCATTGGGCACAACCGTGTATTGAACAATTGTCACAAAAGCGGGTGATTAATGGTTATCCCGATGGCAGTTTTAAGCCAGATGCACCTGTAAACAGGGCTGAGTTTGCAGCAATGGTTGACACGGTTTTTCATAATGCAACGGCTATCAGAACCGGCTCTGAATTTGTGGATGTGCCGGCCAATCATTGGGCTGCCGGTGCGATTCGCAGCGCTTACAAAACCGGCTTTCTTTCCGGTTATCCAGGTCAGATTTTTAAGCCGGCTGAAAATATTTCCCGTGTTCAAGCTTTAGTCGCTCTAGCAAGTGGCTTAAAATATGCGCCGGCTCGGTCTACATCTGATACTTTGCAGGCAGCGTTTTCTGATGCTGCGGCAATTCCTGACTATGCCAAAACCGCCCTTGCTTCTGCAACAGAAAAACAGATTGTTGTCAACTATCCTGATGTTAAAAAACTTAACCCTAATCAGCTAGTAAGCCGAGCTGATGTGGCAAGCTTTTTATGTCAAGCAATGGGAATTTCAGGAGGAGTTCCTTCGCAGTATATCGCGCAGGCCGGTAGGCCAATTCCAGCCACTCCTGCTGGAGGCAGTTCAATTAATAGAAATGGAGAAATTCGAGGGGTTTGGCTGACGAATATTGACAGTGAAGTTCTATTTTCTCGCGCCAACCTTTCTAAAGCGGTGCAACGTCTTGCTCAGCTAAATTTTAACACAATTTATCCTGTAGTTTGGAATTGGGGTTATACGCTTTACCCTAGCAAGGTTGCAGAAAAAGCCACCGGAAGCTCCATGAGGTTAGTGACGCCGTTAGAGGCATCTCTTGACCCAAGTTGGGAGGTGAAAAAACGAGATATGCTCAAGGAAGTTATCGAACTAGGGCATCAAAAAAAATTAACCGTTATGCCTTGGTTTGAATTTGGGTTTATGGCACCGGCAGATTCTGAATTAGCTAAACGCCATCCTGATTGGTTAACGAGCCGGCAGGACGGTTCTAAGACTTGGAAAGAAGGCATACATCAGCGGGTTTGGTTGAATCCTTTTCACCCAGAAGTTCAGAAATTTATCATCGATTTAGTTACGGAAATTGTCACCAATTACGATGTAGACGGAATTCAATTTGACGACCATTTTGGATTGCCCAATGAATTTGGCTACGATGCTTATACAGTTGAGATGTACAAAAAAGAAATTGGTCAAGATCCTTCGACTGACCCTAAAGAAACTTTCTGGGTACGCTGGCGTGCTGATAAAATCAATGATTTTATGGGGCGGGTTTTTCAAGCTGTAAAAGCTCGGAAACAAAATTGTATTGTTTCTGTGTCTCCCAATCCTTTGCATTACGCTTTACCGGCTCATTTACAAGACTGGTTTACTTGGGAAAGAAAGGGATTCGTCGAAGAAATTGTTGTGCAAGTCTATCGAAACGACCTCGACCGATTTATTGCTGAATTAGATCGCGAAGAAATTCAGCTTGCGAATAGTCATGTACCCGTAGGAATTGGCATTTTAACAGGTCTTAAAGGCCGCGCAATTCCCCTTGAACAAATTCAAGCTCAAGTGAAGGCTGTTCGCGAACGCGGGTTAGCTGGAGTTTCGTTCTTTTTCTATGAAAGTTTGTCTAGTTGGGCAAAAGAAAAACCGGCTCAACGTGAGGCGGCTTTTAAACGGTTGTTCCGAACGCCGGTGCCACGTCCTAGTATGGTCGGAAGTGACAAACCGGCAGTCTGA
- a CDS encoding peroxiredoxin — protein MISRRTFLSVLFASCLTLLSWLNFAPAATALGGKLPAMNQPAPEFTLPTNTGDGEVSLSDYRGQWVVLYFYPKDFTSGCTLEARRFQQDLPKYVDKNAQILGVSADSVDSHAEFCDSEGLKFPLLADAGGTVSKAYGSWNTFVSMRHSFIIDPEGILRETFVDVRPAIHSTEVLARLDELQGAAS, from the coding sequence ATGATCTCCCGCCGCACGTTCTTGAGCGTTTTGTTTGCCAGTTGCCTGACTTTATTAAGTTGGCTCAATTTTGCCCCCGCTGCCACTGCCCTTGGAGGTAAGTTGCCTGCTATGAATCAACCGGCACCTGAATTCACCCTGCCGACGAACACAGGCGATGGTGAGGTTTCTCTGTCTGATTATCGCGGTCAGTGGGTCGTGCTTTATTTCTATCCCAAGGATTTTACCTCTGGCTGCACGTTGGAGGCACGCCGGTTTCAGCAAGATTTACCCAAATATGTCGATAAAAACGCTCAAATCTTGGGAGTGAGTGCGGATTCTGTCGATTCTCACGCGGAATTTTGCGATTCTGAAGGGCTGAAATTTCCGCTGTTAGCGGATGCCGGCGGCACTGTCAGCAAAGCCTATGGCTCTTGGAACACCTTTGTCTCGATGCGTCATTCGTTTATTATTGACCCAGAGGGCATCCTGCGCGAAACCTTTGTTGATGTCAGACCGGCCATTCACAGCACCGAGGTTTTAGCTCGCCTCGACGAATTGCAAGGCGCTGCTTCATAA